The Palaemon carinicauda isolate YSFRI2023 chromosome 33, ASM3689809v2, whole genome shotgun sequence genome contains a region encoding:
- the LOC137625943 gene encoding uncharacterized protein, translating into MPFNLQQFIVSPRDHVESLTVATKTDLKNLARHYDVQIPATAVKCVILSHILNFLVDEDIVPEEELADVRALTVTNPNSDLDKLSLQLELEKMKMQAATAAAELEERKAAAAERAATAAAEVEERKAAAAERAATAAAELEERKAAAAERKAAAAASLERIKVETALEQQEKASEQKNNALRVRLQIEREAATVTERDLAFIRLKEKEEGKLIPEPFDVGKVQKLLPTFEEREPDNYFYVFEDTAKNLNWPQDKWYLIIRNSFKGKALSVCATMLEEHDYFIIKQAILDAYSITAEGYRQIFRNSQKKVQQTFLEFMNGKIKQFQKWVDKVDVKTFEQLKDLIVMEEFLRKIPGSINVYLREQNESDPKKAALKADDYALIHKVGKTPYRETRPKETCTYCKQEGHHISECPDPHCAASYLKRKPNPPQFSPKQMNLPKQEPKPKVEKKKTFHCASHESQAFAPFTCSGKINGKPVTILRDTGSSQTIVSPKVILSKGETHRYVAVNDLTSKSMLPLINVNLHCPYFSGTTEVAVNPELLPCKNVDVILGNDIANSVVLTNLIAVSPGDVVQEECLAVTRSRKKDTPTESSSNPLPVSEPMDFNELMSTYKIQPDSFSYQQRKDVTLQQCFNQVKPKDTNKCSYFYINNDVLMRKFRSSKNSHLETWKDLFQVVVPKDIRPLILELSHSADSHLGITKTYERISQDFYWPNLKNDIKEYVKTCTTCQKVSSPNVKVPVAPLKPILVPKEPFSKIIVDCVGPLPKTKRGHEYLLTALCPTTRYPFAVPLRNISAKNILKSLVSIFTVVGFPTELQCDQGTNFMSHAFKTAMKDYHITQVSSSAYHPQTNGALERTRQTIKNLLRKYIHSSGNEWDCDLELIMYIIRGVRNQSTGMSPFELLFGRRPRTILSSVKERILKLGDNEVPLSQYISELNKKLSDLHSIAKTNLITAQEKMKINYDKKAKTRSFKVGDAVLLYHPLAGSPLREKYQGPYTITQRISPTNYIIATPDKRKSTQLVHINLLKAYLSPSTAENKTVMITSAIPYIDCPMDQFTDDPITAAWQDSQNSKILENLSDYLKPLSASKCKSLVALFHEFPSITSDKPGRCTMLDHDIKLQPGAAPIKQAFYRTSQKKLGIMKEVNYLVREGLAEPSASPWASPCLLVGKKNGKFRLCTDYRKINNLTIKDSYPLPRIQDIIDQVSNSTYLTQIDLLKGYYQIKLTETAKEISSFITPFGLFSYNVMPFGLANAPATFQRVMSLILQDLEKVFVYLDDIIIASDTWINHIQKTLVILDMRAFYYSILLQ; encoded by the exons atgcctttcaacttgcaacaatttattgtatcaccacgggatcatgtggaatctctcacagttgccacaaaaactgacctaaagaatctagctcgccattatgatgtacagattcccgcaactgccgtaaaatgtgtaattctcagtcatattttgaacttccttgtagatgaagatattgttccagaagaagaattggctgacgttcgagctctaacagttaccaatccaaatagtgacttggataaactaagtctacagctggagttggaaaagatgaagatgcaagccgcaactgccgctgctgagttagaagaaaggaaagccgctgctgctgaacgagccgcaactgccgccgctgaggtagaagagaggaaagccgctgctgctgaaagagccgcaactgccgccgctgagttagaagagaggaaagccgctgctgctgagcgcaaggctgctgccgctgcttccctagaacgtatcaaggtggaaactgctttggagcaacaagaaaaagcaagtgaacagaaaaacaacgctctccgtgttaggctgcagattgagagagaagcggccacagtaacagaacgggatctggcatttataagactgaaagaaaaggaagaaggtaagctaattcccgaaccctttgatgtgggcaaggtgcagaaattgctgcccacatttgaagaacgggaacctgataactacttttatgtgttcgaagacacagccaagaatctcaattggcctcaggacaaatggtatttgatcatccggaactcatttaaaggtaaagcattatctgtatgtgccactatgttagaggaacatgattatttcataattaaacaggcaatccttgatgcttattctattactgcggaaggttataggcaaatatttcgtaatagtcagaagaaagttcagcagacctttttagaatttatgaatggaaagattaaacagtttcagaagtgggtagacaaagtagatgtcaaaactttcgagcagttgaaagatttaatagtaatggaggagttcttaaggaaaataccaggtagcattaatgtgtatctaagagagcagaatgaatctgaccctaagaaagccgctttaaaggcagatgactatgctcttattcataaagtaggtaaaaccccttatagagaaactagacctaaggaaacttgtacatactgcaaacaagaaggacatcatatttcagaatgtcctgatccacattgtgcagcttcatacttaaagagaaaacctaatccccctcaattctctcctaagcaaatgaatctgcccaaacaggaaccaaaacctaaggtggagaagaaaaagaccttccattgtgcatcacacgagtcccaagcgtttgcacccttcacttgctcaggcaaaataaatggtaaacctgtaaccatactcagagacactggatcctctcaaacgatcgtctctcctaaagtaatactatctaaaggtgaaactcacaggtatgttgcagttaatgacttaaccagtaagtctatgttgcctctcattaatgtaaaccttcattgtccttatttctctggaactactgaagtagctgtaaatccagaactgttaccatgcaaaaatgtagatgtaatcctgggtaatgacatagctaactctgttgtcttaacaaacttaatagcagtatctccaggtgatgttgtacaggaagaatgcttagcagtgacacgaagcaggaaaaaggacacccctactgaatcatcatcaaacccgttgccagtctctgaacctatggatttcaacgagttgatgagtacatataagatccaacctgattcctttagctatcaacaaaggaaagatgtcactctacagcagtgtttcaaccaagtgaaaccaaaggataccaacaagtgttcttatttttatattaataatgatgtactaatgagaaaattcaggtccagcaagaacagtcatctagaaacctggaaggatctattccaggtagttgttcctaaggatataagacctctgatcctagaattgtctcactctgctgactctcatcttggtatcactaaaacatatgaacgcatcagtcaagacttttattggccaaacttgaagaatgacattaaagagtacgtaaaaacatgtacaacatgtcaaaaagtaagtagtcctaatgtaaaagtaccagttgcacccttaaaacctatacttgtgcctaaagaacctttcagtaagatcatagtagattgtgtaggccctttgcctaagacaaaaaggggacatgaatacttgcttacggccttatgcccaactacccgttatccatttgcagtacctttaagaaacatttcagccaagaacatcctaaagtcactagtgtccatatttactgttgtaggatttccaactgaactacaatgtgatcaaggaaccaatttcatgagtcatgcttttaaaacagctatgaaagattaccatataacccaagtctcatcctcagcttaccatccacagaccaatggagcattagaacgcactcgccagaccattaaaaatcttctccggaaatacatccatagttcaggtaacgagtgggattgcgatttggaactgatcatgtacatcatacgaggagttcgaaatcagtctactggtatgtcaccttttgaactactcttcggtcgacggccacgaactatcctcagttcagtcaaagaacgcatcctgaagttgggagataatgaggtacctctttcccaatatatttcagaactcaacaagaaactttcagatcttcactccattgccaaaactaacttgataacagctcaagagaagatgaagattaactatgataaaaaggctaaaaccagaagtttcaaagtaggagatgcagtgctgctataccatccgcttgcaggctctcccctacgagagaaataccagggaccttataccatcactcaacgtatctcgccaaccaactatataatcgccactccagataagcgtaagtctactcaattagtccacataaacctcttaaaggcctatttgtctccctcaacagctgaaaataaaacggtaatgattactagtgccataccatacatagattgtcctatggatcaatttacagatgatccaataactgcagcttggcaggattctcaaaactcaaagatcttggaaaacttatcagactatctaaaacccttatctgcatcaaaatgtaaatctttagtagctttattccatgaatttcctagtataacttcagataaaccaggcagatgcaccatgctagatcatgacatcaaactacaaccaggtgctgcacccattaaacaagctttctatcgaacatcacagaagaaattgggtatcatgaaagaagtgaactacttagtaagagaaggattggcagaacccagtgcgtcaccatgggcttccccatgtctcctagtaggaaagaaaaatggtaaatttcgtctttgtaccgattacaggaaaattaataatttaacaattaaagattcttatcctctaccaagaatacaagatatcattgaccaagtaagtaattcaacctacttaacccaaatagatttgttgaagggttattaccaaattaaattaacagaaacggcaaaggaaatttcttcatttatcactccatttggcttatttagttataacgtaatgccattcggattagccaacgcacctgccaccttccaaagagtaatgtctttaattttacaggacttggaaaaagtatttgtatatttagatgacatcattattgcctctgacacatggataaaccatattcaaaag acgctagtgatcttggatatgagggcattttattacagcatcctgctccaataa